One Vigna unguiculata cultivar IT97K-499-35 chromosome 7, ASM411807v1, whole genome shotgun sequence genomic region harbors:
- the LOC114190478 gene encoding FHA domain-containing protein PS1-like, giving the protein MADIAMAQTSNNNKNPEQEKHENFPVLTVLKNNAVLRNIFLVHDGNSEDQTVLIGRHPDCDIVLMHPSVSRFHLRIRSNPSSRTLSLVDLASVHGTWVRGMKLEPGVSVELKEGDTFTVGVSTRLYRLSWVPLTQLNVFVPHQQQKEDEQEEIIKDENLEYSLEQEIPEDEDVVSVCCDEESKSHSEDKGLGVINGTETSCFPTHSGDENIHCDRQISVLSPPHVLSPPCAKLVDELYYTEKIEACPKLEMPGETNLLCTFREYLTQSLCLPVVKAVQGTKMEQFQAPHGTIAKQPPSLEMLWSSLFTNIDPATFDERDVAAVAVIPSESDKVEDILTTEPRTFNSDNMCLIVEKDLSVSEFHQIEAVEEFSVDSVPEGEKQGEIHWSSLPTNIGPSSFDVKDVAAVAAIPTESEFGITHGDNDKVGNMCLMVDKDIPDSVFHQVEVTEEVSVDSIHDGEKHDECKEEYTSKLQDQNGKIFHEEGYSRDEIVEEDNGNKRVKSVEPASFIEKSLAVVTLILTEPEFGCTLGDKEMTEDILETESRTINPENTSLLYEEDIPVSKFQPINIVEDVMDSISDGKELESKLQASVDAKCCQESGNSVDEIADGKCCQESGNSVEEIAEDNEKNCTKSISSTSFHIESPNSSLLSEVFSNITAENQTPQSLTSVTGRSRGAFLEKHVESTEKSSTFGSIRSRGCKAASAPHVRARKSRSKVGTEVKKSNVKDAMNKSMPKDLSSLFDVEEKNFTSNKENLSSNSYHLQLMRKKAKLQEIKFPMSPRSPNLSCFSPSIHSSKSISTVSNKVNLTTKVAQELKSQRKPLKCLVNLVHEQDMMELKKRVERVPFRSVMNSGSNHNSVTISAAESMNDAGICGQISNKCTKPSLQQHTSREQKRSWDMVVDTASLVNKESRKALQLLQGLKGTRLIIPRSVIRELGCMKQQFRLFRRTLEATLALEWIKECMEKTSWWIHIMEEECRLTVPTLSASPQTQFVEESWAFPGFTTSPAVEDNILEFALQYRKKENVGQLVLLSHDVTLKVKSMAKGLLCETVQQFRQSLANPFSERFMWPKSSPRGLTWCCQDDLVLREKYCGLTSKTGLKVIS; this is encoded by the exons ATGGCTGACATTGCCATGGCACAAACGAGTAACAATAACAAGAACCCagaacaagaaaaacatgaaaacttCCCAGTTTTAACGGTGCTCAAGAACAACGCCGTTCTCAGGAATATCTTCCTCGTACACGACGGCAACAGCGAAGATCAGACGGTCCTGATTGGGCGACATCCTGACTGCGACATTGTCCTCATGCACCCCAGCGTGAGCCGCTTCCACCTCAGGATTCGCTCCAACCCTTCTTCCCGCACTCTTTCTCTCGTTGATTTGGCTTCTG TGCATGGTACGTGGGTGCGTGGGATGAAGCTGGAGCCCGGGGTGAGTGTGGAGTTGAAGGAAGGTGACACCTTCACTGTAGGGGTTTCTACTCGGCTTTATCGTCTCAGCTGGGTCCCTCTTACCCAATTGAATGTCTTTGTGCCCcatcaacaacaaaaagaagatgaacaaGAAGAGATAATCAAg GATGAGAATTTGGAATATAGTTTGGAACAAGAGATTCCGGAGGATGAAGACGTGGTTTCTGTTTGTTGTGATGAAGAAAGCAAGAGCCATTCTGAAGATAAGGGATTGGGAGTTATCAATGGAACTGAAACATCGTGTTTTCCTACACACTCTGGTGATGAAAATATACATTGTGACCGTCAAATTAGTGTTTTATCACCACCACATGTTTTATCACCCCCTTGTGCAAAATTAGTTGATGAACTTTATTACACTGAGAAAATTGAAGCTTGTCCGAAACTGGAGATGCCTGGAGAGACTAATTTGCTTTGCACATTCAGAGAGTACTTGACACAGAGCTTATGTCTGCCTGTTGTGAAAGCGGTCCAGGGGACCAAAATGGAGCAATTTCAAGCCCCACATGGTACAATCGCAAAACAACCACCTTCTTTGGAAATGCTTTGGTCCAGCTTGTTTACAAATATTGATCCTGCGACTTTTGATGAAAGGGATGTTGCTGCAGTCGCTGTAATACCTTCAGAATCTGACAAGGTTGAAGATATTTTAACTACTGAACCAAGAACTTTCAATTCTGATAACATGTGTTTGATAGTTGAGAAAGATCTTTCTGTTTCTGAATTTCATCAAATTGAAGCTGTTGAAGAATTTTCTGTGGATTCAGTAcctgaaggagaaaaacaagGTGAAATTCACTGGTCCAGCTTGCCTACAAATATTGGTCCCTCATCTTTCGATGTAAAAGATGTTGCTGCAGTGGCTGCAATACCTACAGAATCTGAGTTTGGAATCACACATGGAGATAATGACAAGGTTGGAAATATGTGTTTGATGGTTGACAAAGATATTCCTGATTCTGTATTTCATCAAGTGGAAGTTACTGAAGAAGTTTCTGTGGATTCAATACATGATGGAGAAAAACATGATGAATGCAAGGAAGAGTACACCTCAAAGTTGCAGGATCAGAATGGAAAAATTTTCCATGAGGAAGGGTATTCTCGAGATGAAATAGTTGAAGAAGATAATGGAAACAAACGTGTTAAAAGCGTAGAACCTGCATCTTTTATTGAAAAGAGCTTAGCTGTAGTAACTCTGATACTCACAGAACCTGAATTTGGATGCACATTAGGGGATAAGGAAATGACTGAAGATATTTTAGAAACGGAGTCACGAACTATCAATCCTGAGAACACATCCTTGCTGTATGAGGAAGATATTCCTGTTTCCAAATTTCAACCAATCAATATTGTTGAAGATGTTATGGATTCAATATCTGATGGCAAGGAGTTGGAGTCAAAGTTGCAGGCTTCCGTAGATGCTAAATGCTGTCAGGAATCTGGTAACTCAGTGGATGAAATAGCTGACGGTAAATGCTGTCAGGAATCTGGTAACTCAGTGGAAGAAATAGCTgaagataatgaaaaaaattgtacaaagaGCATCTCCTCCACGTCATTCCATATAGAATCTCCAAATTCTTCATTGCTTTCGGAAGTTTTTTCGAACATTACAGCTGAGAACCAGACCCCTCAATCTCTCACTTCTGTGACAGGACGCTCTAGAGGGGCATTCCTTGAAAAACATGTAGAATCAACAGAGAAAAGTTCAACCTTTGGCAGTATTCGGTCAAGAGGGTGTAAGGCTGCTAGTGCTCCCCATGTTCGAGCCAGAAAGAGTAGATCTAAGGTTGGCACTGAAGTTAAAAAGAGTAATGTGAAAGATGCCATGAATAAATCAATGCCAAAGGACCTTTCCTCTCTCTTTgatgttgaagaaaaaaatttcactTCAAATAAGGAAAACTTAAGCTCAAACTCCTATCACTTGCAGCTCATGAGAAAGAAAGCTAAGCTACAAGAAATTAAATTTCCCATGTCACCAAGATCACCCAATTTGAGCTGTTTTAGTCCCAGCATTCATTCATCCAAAAGCATAAGCACTGTTTCAAATAAAGTGAACTTAACTACAAAAGTAGCTCAAGAATTGAAGTCACAAAGAAAGCCTCTCAAATGTCTTGTCAACTTGGTCCATGAGCAAGATATGATGGAATTAAAGAAAAGAGTGGAAAGGGTACCCTTCCGATCAGTAATGAACTCTGGAAGCAATCATAATTCAGTGACTATTTCTGCTGCAGAAAGTATGAATGATGCCGGTATTTGTGGGCAGATCTCAAACAAGTGCACTAAACCTTCT CTGCAGCAGCATACTAGTAGAGAACAAAAGAGGAGCTGGGACATGGTTGTAGACACTGCTTCTCTTGTGAACAAGGAGTCAAGAAAAGCTTTGCAGCTTCTACAAGGTCTCAAGGGGACTCGTTTAATCATTCCAAGATCGG TCATAAGGGAACTAGGCTGTATGAAGCAACAATTTAGACTTTTCAGAAGAACTTTAGAGGCTACTTTGGCATTAGAATGGATTAAAGAATGCATGGAGAAAACAAGCTGGTGGATTCATATCATGGAAGAAGAGTGCAGGCTGACAGTTCCAACCCTTTCTGCTTCTCCGCAGACTCAGTTTGTTGAAGAGAGTTGGGCATTTCCTGGTTTCACGACTTCACCTGCTGTTGAAGATAACATCCTTGAATTTGCTCTTCAATATAGAAAAAAGGAGAATGTTGGACAACTTGTCCTACTTAGTCATGATGTTACATTGAAAGTAAAATCCATGGCAAAG GGGTTGCTGTGTGAGACAGTGCAACAATTTCGCCAAAGTTTAGCAAACCCCTTCTCTGAGAGGTTCATGTGGCCCAAGAGCTCTCCTCGAGGACTGACTTGGTGTTGCCAAGATGATTTAGTTTTAAGGGAGAAATATTGTGGATTGACATCTAAGACTGGTTTGAAGGTCATTTCCTGA
- the LOC114191603 gene encoding protein SENSITIVE TO PROTON RHIZOTOXICITY 1-like produces MDPKGGLCANNCKTSSEPPPFYGFGIESPFNEFNPPSPAIQSVLPGQSNTDVEIPDRENCLLSDSSNTSKLQDWNPSAMLNNLSFLEEKIHQLRDLVHLIVNKKCQPFGQSHELVTQEQQLVTADLTSIIVQLISTAGSLLPSVRHTLTNTNPLDQLHGINLPFGSGPSSGINQQNNSGNKLFDKSTPHDLPNTCEMEQNYNMEEHEPKDEEDVDEGESLPPGSYEILQLEKEEILAPHTHFCTICGKGFKRDANLRMHMRGHGDEYKTPAALAKPHKEIGSEPKLIKRYSCPYAGCKRNKDHKKFQPLKTILCVKNHYKRTHCDKSYTCSRCNTKKFSVMADLKTHEKHCGKDKWLCSCGTTFSRKDKLFGHIALFQGHTPAIPLDDIKGVAEPPDPQNRECSNKVGSVNFCFGSKPSSENVVQNMMDMKGNIDDPMNYFSSLNFEGCNFGAFSELPQTPFEDSEGSFSFLMSGSFNYAPKFGGGESSSDNLL; encoded by the coding sequence ATGGATCCAAAAGGAGGCTTATGTGCTAATAACTGCAAAACGTCCTCAGAACCCCCTCCTTTCTATGGTTTCGGAATTGAATCACCTTTCAATGAATTCAACCCTCCCTCTCCTGCAATCCAATCTGTACTTCCAGGTCAATCTAACACAGATGTTGAGATCCCTGATCGAGAAAATTGTCTACTAAGTGACTCATCAAATACCAGCAAGCTCCAAGATTGGAATCCAAGTGCAATGTTGAACAATCTTTcgttccttgaagaaaagattcaCCAGCTCCGGGATCTAGTGCATTTAATTGTCAATAAAAAGTGCCAACCCTTTGGACAATCTCATGAACTAGTGACTCAGGAACAGCAGCTTGTCACAGCTGATCTTACATCAATTATTGTTCAACTGATCTCTACTGCTGGTAGTCTTCTCCCCTCTGTTAGGCACACCCTTACAAATACAAATCCCTTGGATCAGCTTCATGGGATTAACCTCCCTTTTGGATCAGGACCAAGTAGTGGGATTAACCAACAAAATAACAGTGGAAATAAACTGTTTGATAAGTCCACTCCGCATGATCTACCAAATACCTGTGAAATGGAGCAAAACTACAACATGGAAGAACATGAGCcaaaagatgaagaagatgTGGATGAGGGAGAGAGTCTTCCACCCGGTTCCTATGAGATTCTACagttagaaaaagaagaaattcttGCCCCTCACACACATTTCTGTACAATATGTGGGAAAGGATTCAAGAGGGATGCAAATCTCCGAATGCACATGCGTGGCCATGGTGATGAGTACAAAACCCCTGCAGCTCTTGCAAAACCACATAAAGAAATCGGGTCTGAACCGAAGCTTATCAAGAGGTATTCCTGCCCCTATGCCGGCTGCAAGCGTAACAAGGATCACAAGAAATTCCAACCACTGAAGACTATTTTGTGTGTCAAAAACCACTACAAGAGAACGCACTGTGACAAGAGCTATACTTGCAGTAGATGCAACACCAAGAAGTTTTCAGTCATGGCAGACCTTAAAACTCATGAAAAACACTGTGGCAAGGATAAATGGCTCTGTTCTTGTGGCACAACATTTTCAAGGAAAGACAAGCTTTTTGGACACATTGCTCTTTTCCAAGGCCATACACCAGCTATTCCTTTGGATGACATCAAAGGAGTGGCCGAGCCACCTGATCCCCAGAACAGAGAATGCAGCAATAAGGTAGGAAGTGTGAACTTCTGTTTTGGATCAAAGCCTTCAAGTGAAAATGTAGTTCAAAACATGATGGATATGAAAGGTAATATTGATGATCCTATGAATTATTTCTCATCGCTGAACTTCGAAGGCTGTAACTTTGGGGCGTTTAGTGAATTACCTCAAACTCCATTTGAAGATTCAGAAggttctttctcttttctcatgTCAGGATCCTTTAATTATGCTCCTAAATTTGGTGGCGGTGAATCAAGTTCCGACAATCTGTTGTGA
- the LOC114189609 gene encoding tetratricopeptide repeat domain-containing protein PYG7, chloroplastic isoform X2: protein MPTEFLSNLFNKQFTRFSVNDFTTKHLEGDARSSKWVSAFLFGQTISVISPDVSYASSSMKINELYEVGELFDLSIQLIYLVLLLGLLGTGTFFVIRQVLVRRELDLSAKELQEQVRSGDAGATELFELGAVMLRRKFYPAATKYLLQAIEKWDGDNPDLAQVYNALGVSYVRDGKVDKGIAQFETAVKLQPGYVTAWNNLGDAYDSKKDYKSALKAFEEVLLFDPNNKVARPRRDSLKGLVEAAKGVTVTKSTEKK, encoded by the exons ATGCCAACGGAATTCCTTAGTAACCTTTTCAACAAACAATTTACAA GATTTTCAGTGAATGACTTTACAACCAAACATCTTGAAGGAGATGCAAGATCATCCAAATGGGTTTCAGCATTCTTGTTTGGGCAAACTATATCAGTGATTTCTCCTGATGTTTCTTATGCAAGCAGCTCAATGAAGATAAACGAGTTATATGAGGTTGGAGAATTGTTTGATTTAAGCATCCAACTAATATACTTGGTATTGCTACTGGGTTTGTTAGGGACCGGGACTTTTTTTGTGATTCGCCAAGTTCTTGTCCGCAGAGAACTGGACCTATCTGCCAAAGAGTTGCAG GAACAAGTAAGAAGCGGTGATGCTGGTGCAACTGAGCTTTTTGAACTTGGTGCTGTGATGCTGCGCAGGAAATTTTACCCTGCTGCTACCAAGTACTTGCTTCAAGCAATTGAGAAATGGGATGGGGATAATCCTGATCTTGCTCAG GTTTACAATGCTCTTGGTGTAAGCTATGTCCGAGATGGGAAAGTTGACAAGGGAATTGCTCAGTTTGAGACAGCTGTGAAGCTTCAACCAGGCTATGTCACTGCTTGGAATAATCTTGGAGATGCTTATGACAGTAAAAAGGATTACAAGTCTGCTTTGAAAGCATTTGAAGAAGTCCTACTATTTGATCCTAACAACAAGGTTGCAAGGCCTAGGAGAGATTCTTTGAAGGGACTTGTTGAAGCAGCCAAAGGAGTTACCGTCACAAAATCAACTGAGAAGAAATGA
- the LOC114189609 gene encoding tetratricopeptide repeat domain-containing protein PYG7, chloroplastic isoform X1: protein MGGSIFTHFLLLPSTSSPSLSTLFPSKFNDSVPFTLFCNQFPSKLSTSSPSQSSHPRRYSCSVKKVNAFGIQQKCSIRHGDNLDAVKSGILLQKFQRKMPTEFLSNLFNKQFTRFSVNDFTTKHLEGDARSSKWVSAFLFGQTISVISPDVSYASSSMKINELYEVGELFDLSIQLIYLVLLLGLLGTGTFFVIRQVLVRRELDLSAKELQEQVRSGDAGATELFELGAVMLRRKFYPAATKYLLQAIEKWDGDNPDLAQVYNALGVSYVRDGKVDKGIAQFETAVKLQPGYVTAWNNLGDAYDSKKDYKSALKAFEEVLLFDPNNKVARPRRDSLKGLVEAAKGVTVTKSTEKK from the exons ATGGGTGGTTCCATTTTCACTCACTTCCTCCTTCTCCCTTCCACTTCTTCTCCCTCTCTTTCCACTCTATTCCCATCCAAGTTCAATGACTCTGTTCCCTTCACCCTTTTCTGCAACCAATTCCCTTCCAAACTCTCTACATCCTCCCCTTCCCAATCCTCGCATCCTCGTCGTTACTCATGTTCTGTAAA AAAGGTAAATGCCTTCGGAATTCAGCAAAAATGTTCCATACGACATGGAGACAATCTTGATGCAGTGAAGAGCGGGATTTTGCTGCAG AAGTTTCAAAGGAAAATGCCAACGGAATTCCTTAGTAACCTTTTCAACAAACAATTTACAA GATTTTCAGTGAATGACTTTACAACCAAACATCTTGAAGGAGATGCAAGATCATCCAAATGGGTTTCAGCATTCTTGTTTGGGCAAACTATATCAGTGATTTCTCCTGATGTTTCTTATGCAAGCAGCTCAATGAAGATAAACGAGTTATATGAGGTTGGAGAATTGTTTGATTTAAGCATCCAACTAATATACTTGGTATTGCTACTGGGTTTGTTAGGGACCGGGACTTTTTTTGTGATTCGCCAAGTTCTTGTCCGCAGAGAACTGGACCTATCTGCCAAAGAGTTGCAG GAACAAGTAAGAAGCGGTGATGCTGGTGCAACTGAGCTTTTTGAACTTGGTGCTGTGATGCTGCGCAGGAAATTTTACCCTGCTGCTACCAAGTACTTGCTTCAAGCAATTGAGAAATGGGATGGGGATAATCCTGATCTTGCTCAG GTTTACAATGCTCTTGGTGTAAGCTATGTCCGAGATGGGAAAGTTGACAAGGGAATTGCTCAGTTTGAGACAGCTGTGAAGCTTCAACCAGGCTATGTCACTGCTTGGAATAATCTTGGAGATGCTTATGACAGTAAAAAGGATTACAAGTCTGCTTTGAAAGCATTTGAAGAAGTCCTACTATTTGATCCTAACAACAAGGTTGCAAGGCCTAGGAGAGATTCTTTGAAGGGACTTGTTGAAGCAGCCAAAGGAGTTACCGTCACAAAATCAACTGAGAAGAAATGA